One Nothobranchius furzeri strain GRZ-AD chromosome 7, NfurGRZ-RIMD1, whole genome shotgun sequence genomic window, AAAGATAATAGTTCATTTTATATTACTTGGTAACAATACCACAAGAGACCCTAGTTGTGCCTCAAAATAGTTTTTGTTTCTTAAAATAGTTCAAGGACAGCTTAAATTTACAATTGTGTTTGTATAACATTAAGGGTAAAAATTGTAGTAATGTTAAGAAATTAAATCTGCCAAATAATTacagtgcaatttcagctgtgcaATAAAACAGTCCAAATACAACCCCCAACTTTGCTTTCTTTCGAGGACCCAAGGGAATTTCTTATTTTAAAGTACTTTTTTATTATCAATAACATGCTTGGCCCCATGAACAGAATACTTTCTTTATGCATtgggttgatttttttttaaataatttttttaagtgtGTTAAACTGAATTATATTTGATTTTAAAGGAAGTAAATTACATTTTAACCGATGCAAGAAAACATTCCAAATACAATCCCCAACTTTGCTTTCTTCAGATGACCCAAGGGAATTTCTTATTTTAAAGTACTTTTTTATTATCAATAACATGCTTGCCCTCATGAACAGAATACTTTCTTTAAAAATCTTCTGTATattcattctgtgtgtgtgttcatgattgTCTTCATTTTTCTTTTGTAACACAGAGAAATTAGGTGTTTAccttttgctgacatgtttcggctgGAACTACCCCCTTCGTCAGAGCCATCAGCTGTTCGCTGGCGTTTTTTCCGTTTATGTGCGGGCAAcaaaggacgatgtcgccctctgctgcccgcgtccTCCCcactgatgacacagtcccatgcgtggtccaacaTGTATaccccgtcgtccctgttcatggtgttgtgtccacgtctccttatctctatcgctttcttaatccatcttctgtatttttgttgttctgtgttaaTGATCTGTGTGctgtctgcgggcagcagagggcgacatcgtcctttgctgcccgcacataaacggaagtgacgccGCGAACAGCTGATGGCTCTGACGAAGGGGGTAGTTCcagccgaaacatgtcagcaaaaggtaaacaaacacctcATTTCTGTGTTACAGTGCTTACGGTATGTGCCCACCGCACACGATTCTGGTTGTTTTGCgaaataattcaatgtaaaatcaatGGAGCAGCGCGACCATGAGTGACATGGCGTCACACGTCAACTCGGAAGCAGCTGTGCGTCCAGAAAGCGCGAGATTACCTCACCTCAGCGGCAGGTGCGAGCTGACGAGGCGTGTCATTTGTGACTGCTCCAGCTGCTGCGTGTGCATCTGGCAAAAGGAAAATCTGATTGCTCAACTTGGAATGGGCCTCACTGAGAGGAATAGAAGAGAGGAGACTCGACATCTGGTGAGTTTATTTTGCTGTCGGAATGTTCAGGAGGTACTGTCGCCATGGAAACACATATACAGTATATGCGATATCAGTAGATCCTTGCATGTCCGCCTAGACGCCCGTCCAAATTGGTCAAAATATTGACATTAGCTGTGCGTTCAACTCGTCCTGCACGCCCGGCAAGGTGCGACTTCACCTGCGTCCGAACAGAGGAGTGTACAGCAATTTTAACGCCAGAATCGCGTGCGGTGGTCACGTACCATTACAGACTGCACGCGATTCTGGCGTTAAAATCGCTGTAAACATCTATTTGGATGCACCTGCAATCGCACCTTGCCGTGCGTGCAGGAAGAGTTGAATGCGGGGCTAAATGTAAGTATTTTAATCGATTTGGTCAGGCGTCTAGGCGGACATGCAAGGATCTACTGATCCACATAGACTGTATATGTGTTTCCATGGTGACAGTACCTCGTGAAGGGTTCCAACAGTAATATAAACTCACCAGGGTATCCAGTCTCCATCTTCTATTCCTCTCAGCGAGGTCCATTCCAAGTTGAGCAGTCAGCTTTTCCTTTTCCCAGGCGTCACGCAGCAGCTGCAGCAATCGCAAAACACACGCCTCGTCAGCTCGCATCTGCCGCTCAAGTGAGGTGATTGCGTGCTTTCTGGACGCACAGCTGCTTCTTAGTTGACGTGTGATGCCCTGTCTCTCACGGTCGCGCTGCTCCattgattttacattgaattatgccgttggatgaggaaaacgaaataaagaacgtaaatctgtgttttgtgatcagtttaatttggcatgaacacgacaaacacactttcttgacaatctttgtaacaaaaacgtgtagaaatataaacgaacagtgtgtgttattagggaaatagcgagcgagcggtgttgatgcatgattgcgcatgcgccgtgagcggttctggtactttttgggtcgcagctgctcgcagcgccgcttcaagcgctgatgcgctgtgttgaagttcagaatgtgtttaccggtagttggtggatttaaccataaactttccacatgaacaaaatcatatctGTGTTATTAACCGgtctaagaaaatagtgtgatttgaattgttttattaaccctctggggtacaTGGACGCatatccgcgtcttttgaacaggtctgatttgggacgctgtagcagcaagactccgcctccctgacttttggtttcaattcagctttaaaaaggagattataaactacacccctgtttttacattttgttaataggcaacgtaaaagcggagttatactaaactaaaaaattatctatttttagacaatctgataacttgtctaaacagcagtttagtaatccgtgagagggaatgtgcttgtgaacgtaAAAAAtcccccacaaaaacatgagatccttttgctgttggtggaagtctcacatattcagtttaTTAAAaggatcattatgtagctgagagagagaggaaggctgcatgagtaacgagatgtgcgcaaaaaggagccgctttgcGGGGAAAGCAGTGGCGCGAGCGGAGTaacaacaattagacagatattgacggtaaacctcatattttggagcgatccggacagatatgttgtctctgcagtttagcaggcttttattaggctttaataaaggatgatgagaaggataaatgtccaccaggcagttcagatagtacggctgtttttttaactggaagaagaggaagtggacggagactcacagccggagtctgacgcaaatagcgaggatgttgatgatgatgtagcagatccacaggtctgtcttcgctcacgtccgcacgttcacgccacgcctcttgttttctactacgttcgcttctcacaacaacacaataggcacaCCGCACCACAGGGCGcagcgtacattttggagaaaattttagacttttaggtgcgccttatggtcgtgaaaatatggTAAATTACATTTAAACTGATGCAACAACTTTTTAATCTGCAACAAAACTATTAACCTCTGAAGCTCTCATTGACTGGTGTTTAAACAGTGGTCTTCCTGAAGGAGGAGAAAAGTGTGGACAAACTCATTTGTAACAAGTGGTCCATCTGTCTTCTTTTTCTAGTGTCAAATTGAATGGCATGGAGTTGCAAAGACTGTCATAGTGTCTTCACAAGAAGATCTCAACTGCTTGGGCACTACAAACTAAGCCACGGACAATATGGAAGAGGTCATTCTTATCCATGCACCTATTTAAGTTGTGCCTGCCGATTCAAAACTTGGAATGCTTTACGGAGCCATCTAGCAAGATGTCATTCCTCTTTTAAACCACAAACAAAGGCATCAGCATATATATGTCCCGTTTGTTCTTGTAGTCTGCATTCTACAGAAAGGGATTTCTTTCATCATATTTTTGCTCATCTTAAAAACAAAGTGTGTGTCACTTGTGTGTACCAGAACTGtttctacaaaacaaatgtctATGAAAACTACAAAAGTCATAAATACagaaaacattctggtaaagttgATGAGTTTAAACCAGAAATAGTTTTACTTACAAAAAACCCTGAAGAATTATCTGCCAGTGTTGCTGTTTTCTCAGATGGGGAAAGCAGTATTGGCTGTAATGAAACTTTAGATGATGATGCTGAGCAGTTAGAGAAGGATTTTGAGATCAAACTTGCTTCCGTTCTTCTTAAGTTAGAAAGTGTTTTTCTTGTGTCTAATGCAGCAGTCGATGAGCTCTTACAAGAGTTGAGTTATTTGATCGGTTCGCTCTGTGTACCAGTTACTAAGAATACAGTTGTGCAAATACTTCAACAGAATAACTGTCCTTTTGACCATTTACTTGTGGAAAATTTAGCAAGTGCAGTTTGTGACAAAAACCCTGTTAAAAAGGCAATAAGGAAAAAAGGGCCCCTCTCCAGTGTTTGGAGGCGAAAGGCTTATTATAGAAGACATTTTGGTGTAGTTGAACCGTTAGAATATTTTCTTGATAAAAAAAATGGAAAGTCATTTCAGTATATTTCAATTTTAAAGACTCTACAGGAAATCTTGGACTGTGAAGCAATACTGAGTCAAACAGAGCATATACAAACATTACATAAAGACTCAGGAGAAGGCATTTACAAGTCATTTTTTGATGGTGCCATATTCAAAGAAAAAGTTCTCTCAAACGAGGAAAGCATTTCATTAATATTATACATTGATGATTTTGAGATATGCAATCCCCTTGGGACATCTAAAAGAAAGCACAAAATTTGTGGATTGTATTGGACTCTCGGTAATTTGCTCCCCGGTTGTAACTCTGCATTGTCGTCTATTTACTTGGCAGCTTTAATTAAGAGCAATGATCTAAAGTCTTACAGTTATGCAAAAGTCTTAGAGCCTCTAATAAGAGATCTTCTGTTTTTGGAACAGAGTGGTTTGTATGTTCCAAAGTTAGGTAAAACCCTCAAAGGAACCCTTCAATGTGTAGTGGCTGACAACCTCGCTGCACATGGTATTGCTGGGTTTGTAGAGAATTTTACTGGAGACTACATTTGTCGCTTTTGCACTGCAAAATCCTCTCAATATCAAACAACTGAGGTTAACAGAGGAACATTTACATTAAGAGACAAAAATATTCATTCAGATCACCTAAAAAGTCTTGAAGGAACTGAAATATCCAGTTGTTATGGTGTCAAGTCAAATTGTGTCTTGTCAGAACTGTTGTATTTTGATCTAACCAAAGGATTTCCACCGGACCTTGCCCATGATGTTTTTGAGGGCATAGTTCCTTTTGAAATTGCCCTTTGCCTTGgagttttcattaaaaaaaaatatgtCACACTAGTTGCTTTGAATGAAGCAATATCATCATTCAACTTCAAATGGAGTGACAAAACTAACAGACCTCACCCTGTTGCTCAGAGTTTTGCATCAAAAAAGACTGTGGGCGGCAATGCCCATGAGAACTGGAGTTTGCTTCGATTTCTTCCCTTGTTGTTAGGGCAAAGTGTTCCTTGTGAGGAGCCAGCTTGGCAAGTTCTTTTGGACTTAAAGGACATTGTTGAAATAATAGTTTGTCCAGTTCAGACAGAAGAGTCCGTTGCATATCTTGATTTTAAGATTTCAGAGCACAGGGTCAAATTCCAAGAGGTCTTTACTGACTGTGAACTTAAGCCCAAGCATCACTTCCTTGAGCACTATCCGCACTTGATACGTCAGTATGGACCACTTGTTGCCCTCTGGACAATGCGCTTTGAGTCAAAGCACAGCTTTTTTAAGAGAGTTGCAAGGAACGTCAGATGCTTCAAAAATGTGTTGCTCACGCTTGCAGAAAAACACCAGCTACAGATGGCTCACCACCTACAGTCCTGCAAGGTTTTGAAACCTTCATTGGAAGTTTCCACTGTCACCAACGTTCAAACGGACATTCTGAACAAGGACATTGTAAGCGCTCTTAAACAAAAGTCTGTAAATGTAGAGACCGTTGCCTTTGCTGAAAGTGTGACACACAATGGACTTCTTTACAAATGTGGAATGATCCTGGTCCATGGCTCGCTGGGAGGACTACCAGAGTTTTGTGAGATTATCCACATGGTCATTCTTCACAACAACCCTCTGTTTGTTGTCAAAAAGCTCAGTGTGTGGTACATTGAACATTTTAGATCATATGATCTAAAATGTTCTCCAAACAAGGAAGTAGAAGTTCTGGAGCCTAAAGAACTGCTTGACAGATACCCCCTTGTTGACTACAGAATTGGAGGAATGCGCCTTGTCACTTTAAAAAGATACATTCATGTTTAAAGGGTGAGGAGAATGATGTGTATGCAATGCTTGTAATTGGAATATTTGTGTCATATTAACTAGTTAAAGAATCTTTATATACAGTTGCAGGAAAAGGTTTGTGAACCCTGTGGAGTTTCATGGATTTCTGCCCGTTGTGGTCCTAAAATGTGATCTGATCTTCATCAAAGTCCCAACAATAGACAGTCTGCTGAAACTAAAACCAcgaaaataattttgtttttatttttttattgaacacACCATGTAAACATTAACAGTGGAGGTGGAAAAAGCTTGTAAACCCTTGGATTTAATAGCGGATTGAACCTCTTTTGGCAGTAAGAAGTTCAACCaaatgtttcctgtagttcagatcaGACCTTAGGAATTCATCTTTTCTTCCATGAGAGCAATCCCCCCCAGGCCCTGACGCAGCAAAGCAGCCTCAACCACGATGCCCCACCACCATACTTCTCAGTAGGGATGAGTTTCGGATGTTGCTGTACTGAGCCTCTTTTTCTCCACGCAGTGTTGGGTAGTTCTTTCAACAACtcaattctggttccatttgtccaaagaatatGTGCTAAAAGGGTTGTTGGCACATCCCATTGATTTCTTTCAGTCTTTAGCTGATGCTTGGATTCTTCTCCTCATTGAGCATTATTGAACAGTTATTGCTGTCAAAGGAGCTTCAACTATTTATTGTTCACATACTTTTTCCACGTGCACTCTGAATGTTTACTTAATGcattattttagtttgaaaacaCATAATTCTATGTGTGGTATTTTAAGGCAGACTGATTATTGTTGTTGCTTAGAATATCAGATCACATTTTACGGCCAATTTGTTTTTAGAtattttgatgctaatttcagaaCGGGGTATTTAACCCTAAGCTTTacatgtacttttttttttgtccttaagAACATGAAGTAGAGACTCATGCCAATTGTTTGTTTTTCAGATTACCATGGGTGCAGCAAGACTTAAAGTCATCTTGGGCGAAAACAATGTGGAAAAATTGATTCTTCCAAATGGTATACCCCAGTCTTTATTAGAACTTGTCAATGTCGTAAAGAACACCTTTGGAATCACAACAGAAATTCGCCTGCAATACATGGACCAAGATTTTGGAAATGAGTTCTTCAATCTAAACGCAACCTCTGAACTGCAGGATTTGGGAACAATCAAGGTGGTTCAACAGGAAGTTGTTCCACtcataatcacacttactgatgATGTTTCATCAGCTTGTGCCACTTTTGATGCTGTTGATTGCTCTTTACAGGCATCAAACAACACAAACATACTCCCTTCTCCTCCAAAACTGTCATTTCGAAGCGTGCAGTGGCCGGCGGTGTTTCCTATTCCACAATTTTCGTATGACACCGAGCTTGTGCTTGAAAGGGGAAATGCTGAATACAAATCATCCTCCAAATTGGTGTATCTCAGCACAAGAACCAAATCTGACATTCTGAACAAAGTATCTGAAGAAATCTTCAAGTACAAAGCTTATCCATGTGATGAACACTTTGTTGCAGTGGCAGAAGCTTTAATCAAAAAACATCCGTGTTTGAAGGAACCTGGATCCTCAAATGGATGGTACGGATGGAAGCAGAGGCTCAAGTACAAAATGGGAAATCTTAGAACCCAGCTCAGACTGCACGGGTGCCCAGAGGTAGCTGTTAACTCCATGAAGTCCAAAGTTACAGAAGGATCTTCTGGCAGAAACGTAAAAAGGCCTAAAAGGGCAGAAGCTAACTTTTATCCATCTTTGCCAACTGGGGACACTTCCGAATCCCTTGAACAGGAAAGACTTTCACTTCTGACTGAAGTGAAAATAAGACACAATGACCGGGTCATTGCAGACAAAATGGCACGCACTTTTGCATACAGGCGACAAGAGGTGGTGGACGGTGAGCCAAGAATCCAGGATTTTAAGGGTCGATGGCCGGCTCTTTTTGATCAACGCGAGGTAAGAAGACATTGTTATTTAATTTAATCGTTGACAGAGGCTTTATATATTAAAGCTTTTATGTTTTTCTTGCAGATCAATGCAGAGTTCCAGAGGCTTGTAGCTCTTCCCCTAGAGCAGAAGTTTTTTTCCCAACTTGACAAGTACTCCACCAAATTGATGACCGCCATTCGCTCAAGAGGAGGATCAACCAGGGAGAAGATATCTGGGCTGACACAAATCTTTGACCAGGTGAACTAAATTCAGGAGACCAATGATGAGTAaccaaagaaaaacacaatgttGGCTTTGTTTCTTATTACATTGTATCTCTCAAAACTAGACCGAAGACGTCAACAAAAAAAGAGAGTGTGTCCTGAAAGCCCTCGTCCCTTTCCTTGGAGAGGATGGAAATGCTTTCATCAAAGAATACACGGTAAGTAAATCTTTAAACGggtaaataaaaatgttctgAATGATTGTGTGTATAAAGTGTTTAGCTTAGAACTATTGTCCTTTTGGGCACCACAAGGACAATATTTGGTAGAAAATTAAGTTTTACTAAAATACCAAAAATTACCAGACGTGGCAGCCTCATAGCGCTTTCACACAAGGATCAGATCAGCTCACTTTGGCCCAGCATCACTCGGCCGGTCTCGGTCCAGTTGTGTTCAGATTGCTGTCTGAGGAATCGGGCCATGGGCGGAGACAGCAGGCGGGGGGAAGGAAGGCAGGTAAACAGGGGGACAGCATTGAGGATAGCGTGGGATATCACGGAAGAAAACAACAAaggttgatgtttttttttttttactttgtgcgcAGACTGCGgttcttttaaaagaaaataccgtagtttcacgaccataaggcgcagcttcagttacgtgtctttttggtatttaacacatacaaaaggcgcaccagGTTATAGGGTGCGGGCgtgggcacggtaaaacgtaccggtaaaacatctgtgcgggttcgggactcggaacatatcagtgcaaaccagacattgtgaaaattataacagccaaaagcatgcttcactttatgggctcgacacacgggaggcgacatcgcctctcctccattcattttcaatgagacatgtgcgaaaaagcgataatcgcgggtctctctcctaccaagcgaaaaacgtgcatgtgaaagtttgcactcgtgcacgtgtcgtgcacggacgatccagcgacacgatcccagaaagttgaaacattttcaacttttcatcgctgtcgctcggacgaggaccaatcaacggaggtttcattcactgaccaatgagcggacaggatgctccgtacacctccgagcaaacatgatggagaagttgattattattatgtttatatattaaaatcagaagtaagatttcacataactctagcagcaccttgtgaaacatcatatctaccactttattaactctgaaccgc contains:
- the LOC139070678 gene encoding uncharacterized protein isoform X3 — protein: MGAARLKVILGENNVEKLILPNGIPQSLLELVNVVKNTFGITTEIRLQYMDQDFGNEFFNLNATSELQDLGTIKVVQQEVVPLIITLTDDVSSACATFDAVDCSLQASNNTNILPSPPKLSFRSVQWPAVFPIPQFSYDTELVLERGNAEYKSSSKLVYLSTRTKSDILNKVSEEIFKYKAYPCDEHFVAVAEALIKKHPCLKEPGSSNGWYGWKQRLKYKMGNLRTQLRLHGCPEVAVNSMKSKVTEGSSGRNVKRPKRAEANFYPSLPTGDTSESLEQERLSLLTEVKIRHNDRVIADKMARTFAYRRQEVVDGEPRIQDFKGRWPALFDQREINAEFQRLVALPLEQKFFSQLDKYSTKLMTAIRSRGGSTREKISGLTQIFDQTEDVNKKRECVLKALVPFLGEDGNAFIKEYTDSHRAEMQKDLEDVTMAVYVIRSEGDELQGPPEDIGIVIEGVEVLDRLSSVGTACALLLGLIYILNLAYPKVLRFTFEVLQKIIMELEPQKMSPKVQNLYVKLLNMN
- the LOC139070678 gene encoding uncharacterized protein isoform X1, with amino-acid sequence MVPSFPSLSCVLYRDHENDRNTSPSEDSLKALLIPFCLVQCNSLVENHPTSGIANITMGAARLKVILGENNVEKLILPNGIPQSLLELVNVVKNTFGITTEIRLQYMDQDFGNEFFNLNATSELQDLGTIKVVQQEVVPLIITLTDDVSSACATFDAVDCSLQASNNTNILPSPPKLSFRSVQWPAVFPIPQFSYDTELVLERGNAEYKSSSKLVYLSTRTKSDILNKVSEEIFKYKAYPCDEHFVAVAEALIKKHPCLKEPGSSNGWYGWKQRLKYKMGNLRTQLRLHGCPEVAVNSMKSKVTEGSSGRNVKRPKRAEANFYPSLPTGDTSESLEQERLSLLTEVKIRHNDRVIADKMARTFAYRRQEVVDGEPRIQDFKGRWPALFDQREINAEFQRLVALPLEQKFFSQLDKYSTKLMTAIRSRGGSTREKISGLTQIFDQTEDVNKKRECVLKALVPFLGEDGNAFIKEYTDSHRAEMQKDLEDVTMAVYVIRSEGDELQGPPEDIGIVIEGVEVLDRLSSVGTACALLLGLIYILNLAYPKVLRFTFEVLQKIIMELEPQKMSPKVQNLYVKLLNMN
- the LOC139070678 gene encoding uncharacterized protein isoform X2, giving the protein MEEITMGAARLKVILGENNVEKLILPNGIPQSLLELVNVVKNTFGITTEIRLQYMDQDFGNEFFNLNATSELQDLGTIKVVQQEVVPLIITLTDDVSSACATFDAVDCSLQASNNTNILPSPPKLSFRSVQWPAVFPIPQFSYDTELVLERGNAEYKSSSKLVYLSTRTKSDILNKVSEEIFKYKAYPCDEHFVAVAEALIKKHPCLKEPGSSNGWYGWKQRLKYKMGNLRTQLRLHGCPEVAVNSMKSKVTEGSSGRNVKRPKRAEANFYPSLPTGDTSESLEQERLSLLTEVKIRHNDRVIADKMARTFAYRRQEVVDGEPRIQDFKGRWPALFDQREINAEFQRLVALPLEQKFFSQLDKYSTKLMTAIRSRGGSTREKISGLTQIFDQTEDVNKKRECVLKALVPFLGEDGNAFIKEYTDSHRAEMQKDLEDVTMAVYVIRSEGDELQGPPEDIGIVIEGVEVLDRLSSVGTACALLLGLIYILNLAYPKVLRFTFEVLQKIIMELEPQKMSPKVQNLYVKLLNMN